A genomic segment from Candidatus Zixiibacteriota bacterium encodes:
- a CDS encoding replication-associated recombination protein A yields MDLFGKDRPEGIANTRSALKPLADRMRPANLDQFYGQEKIIGPGTPLRKAIEQDKVGSIIFWGPPGSGKTTLASLIARSTQGQFTPFSAATSGIKEVKEVISKAGNYYQMTSRRTYVFIDEIHRFNKAQQDAFLPYVESGEIILIGATTENPSFEVNSALLSRMRVYVLERLTEEALTSIIERALTDTTVGVGSMNLKFGPEAVRFIAAAADGDARRALVLVENTAEFVGQDGTITVEALKQIHQKSIAVYDKAAEEHYNLISALHKTIRGGDPDAALYWLARMLDAGEDPLYIVRRLVRFASEDIGMADPYALTVTMNARDAYHFLGSPEGELAIAQAVIYLACAPKSNSAYVAFGRAMSDAREKGSLPVPLHLRNAPTSLMKALGYGKDYQYAHDFDDAVTDQVNLPDEIEGAEYYLPRESGREKKAKEYLEWFKKRRDELRRKPRQ; encoded by the coding sequence ATGGATTTGTTCGGAAAAGACCGGCCGGAGGGTATCGCCAATACTCGTTCCGCGCTGAAACCGCTGGCGGACAGGATGAGACCGGCGAATCTCGACCAGTTCTACGGTCAGGAGAAAATAATCGGACCTGGGACGCCGCTTCGCAAGGCGATCGAGCAGGATAAAGTAGGTTCCATCATCTTCTGGGGGCCGCCCGGTTCCGGAAAGACGACTCTCGCATCGCTCATAGCCAGGTCGACCCAGGGGCAGTTCACGCCCTTCTCGGCGGCGACATCGGGGATCAAGGAAGTCAAAGAGGTCATATCGAAAGCAGGCAACTACTACCAGATGACTTCAAGACGCACCTATGTTTTTATCGATGAAATCCATCGTTTCAACAAAGCTCAGCAGGATGCCTTTCTACCCTATGTCGAATCCGGCGAGATAATTTTGATTGGCGCCACCACTGAGAATCCGTCATTCGAGGTCAACTCCGCTCTTCTGTCTCGAATGCGGGTGTACGTACTGGAAAGGCTGACGGAGGAGGCGTTGACGAGTATTATCGAGAGGGCACTGACGGATACCACGGTTGGGGTGGGGTCGATGAATCTCAAGTTCGGTCCCGAGGCGGTTCGTTTCATAGCGGCGGCGGCCGACGGCGATGCTCGCAGAGCGCTGGTGCTGGTGGAGAATACCGCCGAATTCGTCGGTCAGGACGGCACCATCACCGTCGAAGCGCTCAAGCAGATTCATCAGAAAAGTATCGCCGTTTACGATAAGGCGGCCGAAGAACACTACAACCTCATTTCTGCCCTTCACAAGACAATTCGCGGCGGCGACCCCGATGCTGCTCTGTATTGGCTGGCAAGGATGCTCGACGCGGGAGAGGATCCGCTGTATATCGTCAGAAGGCTCGTGCGATTCGCCTCGGAGGACATCGGCATGGCCGATCCTTATGCCCTGACGGTGACGATGAATGCCCGCGACGCCTATCATTTCCTTGGTTCTCCCGAAGGCGAACTGGCGATTGCCCAGGCCGTGATTTATCTCGCCTGCGCGCCGAAGTCAAATTCCGCCTATGTTGCTTTCGGCCGGGCGATGAGCGACGCCCGCGAGAAAGGCTCCCTACCGGTGCCGCTGCATCTGAGAAACGCCCCGACTTCGCTGATGAAAGCGCTCGGCTACGGCAAAGACTATCAGTATGCCCACGACTTCGACGATGCTGTCACCGACCAGGTGAATCTTCCCGATGAGATAGAAGGCGCGGAGTATTATCTTCCGCGCGAGTCGGGCAGGGAGAAAAAGGCCAAAGAATATCTCGAGTGGTTCAAAAAGCGCCGTGACGAACTGAGGCGCAAACCCCGCCAATAA
- a CDS encoding cation:dicarboxylase symporter family transporter produces MNSKSSTSLLIATVLAVILGGFIGYYFPEVMLSISFVGQLFLNALRLVVIPLVIAAVIVGVAAMADVGRVSRTVGKTLLYFAVTSAIAVLIGLGLVTLIQPGAGVSADSAVIPPEVLSVTSFSISQLLGSIIPSNLFAAGAVGNLLGLIIFAVFFGVVLIPMGDRGKVIIDFLRAVNQAIMKIVTMLIWVAPLGVLSLVGTAVAENALSMDSMLGSLGLYSLTLAIAFLIHAAVILPLALRFFAQRPVMEYLSNMAPALTTALGTGSAAAALPITYDSVVDKSEIDDRAGSITVPLGAMVNMNGTALYLIIAALFSAQIFQVELSILQVLIVVGTSFVISFGASLMPNASAMLLAVVMYAAGFPAQAYAGIGIVLIMDWFFDRWRAVVDVWGDAVGAAVIGETFDFKTARHIRQESPDRKAQRGPRRPDRPQRDARQKPPASQQQDKAPLRQERKGQERTGHQRDADRRSRGEDRDRDKSRRGDHRSKHKERQPRAERPENRQQPPRQQQKTREERASTFVMPPVPYHVLENELRPRKREQEPKDTTAEVKANGDAGRTSADVDTTLSSQTIERERAKIAAQLAELRQNETSNTGVTDTEEIVVESDDTQRVEVSSSERPQTQADFPKIDFYAGDDKPIPPDRGESTEEIPAPPESYENESPADTIEEPYETPVENQIEQETRPQSFGRGKARRTPPTKSEPKSEQEQTSREPEKPEFSSENISFGRSKRKKPSA; encoded by the coding sequence ATGAACAGTAAATCATCAACTTCACTACTTATCGCTACGGTTCTGGCCGTTATCCTTGGCGGATTTATCGGCTATTATTTTCCCGAAGTGATGTTATCGATTAGTTTTGTCGGACAGCTCTTTCTGAATGCGCTGCGACTGGTAGTGATTCCCCTCGTAATCGCCGCTGTTATAGTCGGCGTGGCCGCAATGGCCGATGTTGGAAGGGTCAGCCGAACAGTCGGGAAGACTCTTCTCTATTTTGCGGTTACCAGTGCAATAGCCGTCTTGATCGGCTTGGGACTGGTAACTCTGATTCAACCCGGCGCGGGTGTCTCCGCCGATAGTGCGGTTATCCCGCCCGAAGTTCTCAGTGTGACGTCGTTTTCGATCTCACAGTTGCTGGGTTCGATAATTCCGTCAAATCTTTTCGCAGCCGGCGCCGTGGGTAATCTGCTCGGACTGATTATCTTTGCCGTATTTTTCGGCGTCGTTTTGATCCCGATGGGTGATCGGGGAAAAGTCATTATTGATTTTCTGCGTGCCGTCAACCAGGCCATCATGAAAATCGTGACCATGTTGATATGGGTGGCCCCGCTGGGCGTGCTGTCGCTGGTTGGAACCGCGGTGGCCGAAAACGCCCTGTCCATGGACAGCATGCTTGGCTCGCTGGGGTTGTATTCACTCACGCTGGCGATCGCCTTTTTGATTCACGCCGCCGTTATATTGCCGCTCGCGCTCAGGTTCTTCGCGCAAAGACCTGTCATGGAGTATTTGAGCAATATGGCGCCGGCTCTCACAACTGCTCTTGGCACCGGCTCCGCCGCTGCCGCCCTGCCCATCACCTACGACAGCGTGGTTGACAAAAGCGAAATCGATGACCGGGCCGGCTCGATCACGGTTCCTCTGGGAGCCATGGTCAATATGAACGGCACAGCCCTCTACCTGATTATCGCGGCCCTGTTCTCCGCCCAGATCTTCCAGGTGGAACTTTCAATTCTCCAGGTCCTGATAGTAGTCGGCACCTCGTTTGTCATTTCGTTTGGAGCGTCACTGATGCCCAACGCTTCGGCCATGCTGCTTGCGGTAGTCATGTACGCCGCCGGATTCCCTGCCCAGGCTTATGCCGGTATCGGAATTGTCCTGATCATGGACTGGTTTTTTGACCGCTGGCGGGCTGTCGTGGACGTATGGGGCGATGCTGTCGGCGCGGCTGTAATTGGCGAGACGTTTGACTTCAAAACGGCCCGTCACATCAGACAGGAATCGCCCGACAGAAAAGCTCAACGCGGACCAAGACGGCCGGACCGTCCGCAACGCGATGCCCGACAAAAGCCACCCGCTTCGCAACAACAAGACAAGGCTCCTTTGCGGCAGGAGCGTAAAGGCCAGGAACGCACGGGTCACCAGCGCGACGCTGACCGCCGATCGAGAGGAGAAGACCGTGATCGCGATAAGAGCCGACGCGGTGATCACCGCTCGAAACACAAAGAGCGTCAGCCCCGGGCGGAGCGACCGGAAAACAGACAACAGCCGCCCAGACAACAGCAAAAGACTCGCGAAGAAAGAGCGTCGACCTTCGTAATGCCACCCGTTCCGTACCACGTGCTGGAGAACGAACTCCGCCCAAGAAAACGTGAACAGGAGCCGAAGGACACCACCGCTGAGGTCAAAGCGAACGGTGACGCGGGCAGGACTTCAGCTGATGTCGACACGACGCTGTCGAGTCAGACTATCGAGCGTGAACGGGCAAAAATCGCCGCCCAGCTGGCGGAACTTCGTCAGAACGAGACTTCTAATACCGGAGTCACGGACACCGAAGAGATCGTGGTTGAATCCGATGATACCCAGCGGGTTGAAGTATCTTCAAGCGAAAGACCTCAAACACAGGCTGATTTCCCGAAGATAGACTTCTACGCCGGTGACGACAAGCCAATCCCGCCGGACAGAGGCGAATCAACCGAGGAGATTCCAGCTCCGCCGGAGTCATACGAAAACGAGTCTCCCGCGGACACAATCGAAGAACCTTATGAAACTCCGGTGGAAAATCAGATAGAACAAGAGACAAGACCGCAGAGTTTCGGGCGGGGCAAAGCCCGACGCACTCCGCCGACCAAGAGCGAGCCAAAGTCTGAGCAGGAGCAAACCAGCCGGGAGCCGGAAAAACCGGAGTTCTCTTCGGAGAACATCTCTTTCGGACGGAGCAAACGCAAAAAACCAAGCGCCTGA
- the htpX gene encoding zinc metalloprotease HtpX, protein MNGLKVTFMMLGLMAIFMGVGYLIGGQKGMVMAFLLATAMNFFSYWFSDKLVLRMYRARQIQEHEHPRLYRIVKEVATVNAMMPMPKVYIVPSRAPNAFATGRNAEHAAVAATEGLLELLNDDELRGVIGHEIAHIHNKDMLVGTIAATLAGAIGILASIARWGAIFGGYNRDENRGGGIGLLVAAIVAPIAAMIIQMAISRQREYQADAESGRLTGRHLALASALQKLHSAPVRLNLDQRPATANLMIANPLSGKGLSSLFSTHPPVEKRVERLRQLAQSSVYQDYAR, encoded by the coding sequence ATGAACGGACTTAAAGTTACTTTTATGATGCTTGGCCTGATGGCCATTTTTATGGGTGTCGGCTACCTGATTGGCGGACAGAAGGGCATGGTGATGGCTTTTCTCCTGGCGACGGCAATGAACTTCTTCAGCTACTGGTTTTCTGACAAACTGGTTCTAAGGATGTACCGGGCCAGGCAGATACAGGAACACGAACATCCCCGCCTCTATCGAATCGTTAAGGAAGTCGCGACCGTGAACGCCATGATGCCGATGCCGAAGGTTTATATCGTTCCCAGCCGGGCTCCCAACGCTTTCGCGACCGGAAGAAATGCGGAGCACGCGGCGGTAGCGGCTACGGAAGGTCTGCTGGAGCTTCTCAACGATGATGAACTTCGCGGGGTTATCGGCCATGAAATCGCTCATATCCATAACAAAGATATGCTGGTCGGTACGATCGCGGCCACTCTGGCCGGCGCGATCGGCATTCTTGCTTCGATAGCTCGCTGGGGGGCCATCTTTGGCGGTTATAATCGCGATGAAAATCGCGGTGGTGGAATCGGTTTGTTGGTCGCCGCCATTGTGGCGCCCATAGCCGCCATGATAATCCAAATGGCTATCTCCCGTCAACGTGAGTATCAGGCCGACGCTGAGTCCGGTCGCCTTACGGGGAGACATCTCGCTCTGGCTTCGGCTCTGCAGAAACTGCATAGCGCCCCGGTACGGCTCAATCTGGACCAGCGTCCGGCGACAGCAAACCTTATGATTGCCAATCCGCTATCCGGCAAAGGACTTTCTTCGTTATTCTCGACTCATCCCCCGGTCGAAAAAAGGGTCGAAAGGCTTCGTCAACTGGCACAAAGCTCCGTTTATCAAGACTATGCAAGATAG
- a CDS encoding hemolysin family protein, which translates to MDADLALELLAIFILILANGFFALSEFSIIASRKSRLQQKVADGKRGATAAEKLHRMPDRFLATIQVGITLVGTLAGVFSGATIVKQLEAALARSPIEFLAHGATPLSVAVVAVVITGTTVVIGELVPKYLALSNPEFYARHVAPPTSLFIKLTAFFSTILSRTARLIVNVVGVKSDSARSAITEEEINMMIFEGREKGIFDETEEKLIKSVFEFADMTVRRAMTPRTDVVAVELNADPKEIVRLIIEDGYSRYPIYEKDIDHIVGVLYTKDIIIHKLNPELIIIRDLIRKPLFVPDSMPLSRLLNLFQRKKKHIAIVLDEFGGTAGIITIEDILEELVGDIQDEYDTEQPSLVKHSDTVAYAEGAVWPGEINELMGSHLPEDKAETLAGLFIDHLGRLPDKDESVVIEDMKISVLEREENRLVRLKVEKRPYRKQKKHQKH; encoded by the coding sequence ATGGATGCTGACTTAGCCTTAGAACTTCTCGCAATTTTCATTCTCATTCTGGCCAACGGGTTTTTCGCTCTGTCGGAGTTCTCCATCATAGCCAGCCGCAAAAGCCGCCTACAGCAAAAGGTTGCCGACGGCAAGCGCGGCGCGACAGCAGCTGAAAAACTGCACCGGATGCCGGACAGGTTTCTGGCCACCATACAAGTCGGTATCACTCTCGTGGGTACCCTGGCAGGCGTTTTCAGCGGCGCCACTATCGTAAAACAGCTTGAGGCCGCGCTGGCGCGCTCGCCAATCGAATTTCTGGCCCACGGCGCCACGCCCCTATCGGTAGCGGTGGTGGCCGTTGTCATCACCGGCACCACCGTGGTCATAGGAGAACTGGTGCCCAAGTATCTCGCCCTGTCGAATCCGGAATTTTACGCCCGTCACGTCGCGCCGCCCACCAGCCTGTTTATCAAGCTGACCGCGTTTTTCTCTACCATTCTCAGCCGGACCGCCAGGCTTATCGTGAACGTCGTCGGCGTAAAATCCGACTCGGCCCGGTCCGCCATCACGGAAGAAGAAATCAACATGATGATATTCGAGGGCCGCGAAAAGGGCATTTTCGATGAAACCGAGGAAAAGCTCATCAAGTCGGTGTTCGAATTCGCCGATATGACCGTCCGCCGCGCCATGACACCGCGCACTGACGTGGTCGCCGTCGAGCTTAACGCCGATCCGAAAGAGATCGTCCGGCTCATTATCGAAGATGGTTACAGTCGTTATCCGATCTATGAAAAAGATATCGATCACATCGTCGGCGTACTCTACACGAAAGACATCATCATTCACAAACTGAATCCGGAGCTCATTATTATTCGCGATCTCATCCGAAAACCCCTCTTCGTTCCGGACTCTATGCCGCTGTCGAGGCTTTTGAATCTGTTTCAACGTAAGAAAAAGCACATTGCCATAGTGCTCGACGAGTTCGGAGGCACTGCCGGGATCATAACGATCGAGGATATTCTCGAAGAACTGGTCGGCGACATTCAGGATGAATACGACACCGAGCAACCGTCACTTGTCAAACACTCCGACACGGTCGCCTATGCCGAAGGGGCTGTCTGGCCCGGCGAGATAAACGAGCTTATGGGAAGTCATCTGCCGGAAGACAAAGCCGAAACACTGGCCGGGCTGTTCATAGACCACCTCGGGCGTCTTCCCGATAAAGACGAATCGGTAGTGATCGAGGATATGAAGATATCCGTGCTCGAACGCGAGGAAAATAGACTGGTAAGGCTAAAGGTCGAAAAACGACCATACCGCAAACAGAAAAAACACCAAAAGCACTGA
- a CDS encoding YqaA family protein has protein sequence MLKILKTPLVWTRSLYDWVLSWGQRKHGQTALFFLSMAEASFFPIPPDALLIALCMGAHKKWLRFAVVCSIGSVIGGVLGYLIGQFAFDLVGEKLLSISASLSGTEPEQLLRQAQYWFNEKELMGMKVGAWAVGIAGFTPIPYKVFTIAAGFFKMSFVAFLLASLISRSLRFFAVAGLIGMLYRKHGDRIKLLIDKYFNALAIAFVVLLILGFMSLKLLKGD, from the coding sequence ATGTTAAAGATACTCAAGACACCTCTGGTCTGGACAAGATCGCTGTATGACTGGGTTCTCAGTTGGGGCCAGCGAAAGCACGGACAGACGGCCCTCTTTTTCCTGTCCATGGCCGAAGCCTCCTTCTTCCCCATTCCGCCCGACGCCCTTCTGATTGCTCTGTGTATGGGGGCGCACAAGAAGTGGCTGAGGTTCGCTGTGGTCTGTTCAATCGGATCCGTGATCGGCGGCGTACTCGGTTATCTTATTGGACAGTTTGCTTTTGACCTCGTCGGTGAGAAGCTGCTGTCGATATCGGCCTCTTTATCTGGCACCGAACCCGAGCAGTTGCTTCGGCAGGCACAATACTGGTTCAATGAGAAGGAACTGATGGGGATGAAAGTCGGTGCGTGGGCGGTCGGGATTGCCGGGTTCACACCTATCCCCTACAAAGTCTTCACGATTGCCGCCGGATTTTTTAAAATGAGCTTCGTGGCTTTTCTGCTCGCCTCCTTAATCAGCAGGTCGCTGAGGTTTTTTGCCGTAGCAGGCCTTATCGGAATGCTGTATCGCAAGCACGGTGACCGTATCAAGCTGCTAATCGACAAGTACTTCAACGCATTGGCCATTGCTTTCGTAGTCCTTCTGATACTTGGATTCATGTCCCTGAAACTGCTGAAAGGAGACTGA